In the Kribbella sp. NBC_00482 genome, one interval contains:
- a CDS encoding adenosine deaminase encodes MISPEQLNAAPKVLLHDHLDGGLRPGTVVELAGEIGHALPRTDAGELGAWFVESADSGSLERYLETFDHTVAVMQTAEAIKRVASECVQDLAADGVVYAEVRYAPEQHLNKGLTLDQVVDAVREGFEHGMAVAERPIVARQLLTAMRHKARSMEIAELAVAYRDAGVVGFDIAGAEAGYPPTRHLDAFEYLQRENAHFTIHAGEAFGLPSIWQAIQWCGADRLGHGVRIIDDITYDEAGEKAELGRLAAYVRDRRIPLEMCPSSNLQTGAADSIANHPIGLLAKLRFRVTVNTDNRLMSGTSMSRELALISEAFGYGLPDLRWFAINAMKSAFIPFDERLAIIDTVIKPWYSAAEGKGGRPASN; translated from the coding sequence ATGATTAGTCCTGAGCAGCTCAATGCGGCGCCCAAGGTGCTTCTGCATGACCATTTGGATGGTGGGTTGCGGCCGGGGACGGTGGTTGAGTTGGCGGGGGAGATCGGGCATGCGTTGCCGCGGACAGATGCGGGTGAGCTCGGGGCCTGGTTTGTGGAGTCGGCGGATTCGGGGTCGTTGGAGCGGTATCTGGAGACGTTCGATCACACCGTTGCGGTGATGCAGACCGCTGAGGCGATCAAGCGGGTGGCCAGTGAGTGCGTGCAGGATCTAGCGGCGGACGGGGTGGTGTACGCCGAGGTTCGCTACGCGCCGGAGCAGCACCTGAACAAGGGGCTCACGCTCGACCAGGTCGTGGATGCGGTTCGGGAAGGTTTCGAGCACGGGATGGCGGTTGCCGAGCGGCCGATCGTGGCGCGGCAGTTGCTGACCGCGATGCGGCACAAGGCGCGTTCGATGGAGATCGCCGAGTTGGCGGTCGCGTACCGCGACGCCGGCGTGGTCGGGTTCGACATCGCCGGTGCCGAGGCGGGGTACCCGCCCACCCGGCACCTGGACGCGTTCGAGTACCTGCAGCGCGAGAACGCGCACTTCACCATTCACGCCGGCGAGGCGTTCGGGTTGCCGTCGATCTGGCAGGCGATCCAGTGGTGCGGCGCGGACCGGCTCGGTCACGGCGTACGGATCATCGACGACATCACGTACGACGAGGCAGGTGAGAAGGCGGAGCTCGGGCGGCTCGCGGCGTACGTGCGGGACCGGCGGATCCCGCTCGAGATGTGCCCGAGCTCCAACCTGCAGACCGGCGCGGCCGACTCGATCGCGAACCACCCGATCGGCCTGCTCGCCAAGCTGCGTTTCCGGGTCACCGTCAACACCGACAACCGGTTGATGAGCGGTACGTCGATGAGCCGCGAGCTCGCCCTGATCTCGGAAGCTTTCGGCTACGGCCTTCCCGACCTGCGCTGGTTCGCGATCAACGCGATGAAGTCCGCCTTCATCCCGTTCGACGAGCGTCTCGCGATCATCGACACGGTAATCAAGCCTTGGTACTCCGCCGCAGAAGGGAAGGGAGGGAGGCCAGCCTCAAACTGA
- a CDS encoding ABC transporter permease has protein sequence MIAHTGLVFGRWTRASYRQPALIAFTLVQPAIWLLLFGQLFQGVVRLPGFGDSSYIAFLTPGIVMMTALMTSGWSGTSFVQDMERGVMDRMLASPVSRGGLMAGQLLSNATTTLIQTILVFAIGIAAGARYDGGILGYLVTIVASMLVGTAFGSLSNAVALLTRQQEALIGISQFVSLPLTFMSSIMIDPTVAPHWVNVAARYNPVDWATIAARQALAADPNWSSVGRHSLYLLAFTLIVGWLSTRAFRTYQRSV, from the coding sequence ATGATCGCGCACACGGGACTCGTCTTCGGGCGGTGGACGCGGGCGTCGTACCGGCAGCCGGCGTTGATCGCGTTCACGTTGGTGCAGCCCGCGATCTGGTTGCTGTTGTTCGGGCAGCTGTTCCAGGGCGTCGTACGGCTGCCTGGTTTCGGTGACTCGTCGTACATCGCGTTCCTGACGCCCGGGATCGTGATGATGACGGCTTTGATGACGAGCGGCTGGAGCGGTACGTCGTTCGTGCAGGACATGGAGCGCGGCGTGATGGACCGGATGCTCGCGTCACCGGTCAGTCGCGGCGGGCTGATGGCGGGACAGTTGCTCAGCAATGCGACGACCACGTTGATCCAGACGATCCTGGTGTTCGCGATCGGGATCGCCGCGGGCGCGCGGTACGACGGCGGGATCCTCGGCTACCTGGTCACGATCGTCGCGTCGATGCTCGTCGGTACCGCGTTCGGGTCGCTCTCGAACGCGGTCGCGCTGCTCACACGTCAGCAGGAGGCCCTGATCGGGATCTCGCAGTTCGTGTCGCTGCCGCTGACGTTCATGTCGTCGATCATGATCGACCCGACGGTCGCACCGCACTGGGTGAACGTCGCGGCCCGCTACAACCCGGTCGACTGGGCCACCATCGCCGCCCGCCAAGCCCTGGCCGCCGACCCGAACTGGTCATCGGTGGGGCGGCACAGCCTGTATCTACTGGCCTTCACCCTGATCGTCGGCTGGCTCTCCACCCGAGCCTTCCGCACCTATCAACGGTCAGTTTGA
- a CDS encoding ATP-binding cassette domain-containing protein has protein sequence MATHAVEAVDLVKTYPAGRKNPPLRALDGLTVSVGEGVVLGLLGPNGAGKSTTVKILTTLSRADSGSALVAGYDVTRSPDQVRRSIGYVPQKSSSDPMATGLENLVLSGRIFGLSRQESQQRARELLDRFGLAEHSDRPVKTYSGGMQRKLDVALGLVHRPKVLFLDEPTTGLDPEARADLWTEVVRLSGQEGLTVLLTTHYLEEADRLAGQLAIVDHGRIVAEGTPEALKAELRGDSVHVELVDPDIDGAVRALLGQLPGIGEIVVEGNTLRARVDRGATAVPAVLGALEDKAIPVVAVTVSRPSLDDVYLQHTGRSFRVAEEAA, from the coding sequence ATGGCTACGCATGCCGTCGAAGCGGTCGATCTGGTCAAGACGTACCCGGCCGGCCGCAAGAACCCACCGCTCCGCGCGCTCGACGGCCTGACCGTCAGCGTCGGAGAGGGAGTCGTACTCGGCCTCCTCGGGCCGAACGGCGCGGGCAAGTCCACCACCGTCAAGATCCTCACCACACTATCCCGGGCCGACTCCGGCAGCGCCCTGGTCGCTGGGTACGACGTCACTCGCTCACCGGACCAGGTACGACGCTCCATCGGCTACGTACCGCAGAAGTCCAGCTCGGACCCGATGGCGACGGGTCTCGAGAACCTGGTGCTGAGCGGGCGCATCTTCGGCCTGTCCCGCCAGGAGTCCCAGCAGCGTGCTCGTGAGCTGCTGGATCGTTTCGGCCTCGCCGAGCACAGCGACCGCCCGGTGAAGACGTACTCCGGCGGCATGCAGCGCAAGCTGGACGTCGCGCTCGGCCTGGTCCACCGGCCGAAGGTGCTGTTCCTCGACGAGCCCACCACCGGCCTCGACCCCGAGGCCCGCGCCGACCTGTGGACCGAAGTCGTCCGGCTGTCCGGTCAAGAAGGTCTGACCGTTCTGCTGACCACGCATTACCTGGAAGAGGCCGATCGGCTGGCGGGACAGCTCGCGATCGTCGACCACGGCCGGATCGTCGCCGAAGGCACACCTGAGGCGCTGAAGGCCGAGTTGCGCGGCGACTCCGTACATGTCGAGCTGGTCGATCCGGACATCGACGGTGCGGTCCGGGCGCTGCTCGGACAGCTCCCCGGCATCGGGGAGATCGTTGTCGAGGGCAACACTCTGCGCGCACGGGTCGATCGCGGCGCGACCGCCGTACCAGCTGTGCTGGGAGCCCTTGAGGACAAGGCGATTCCGGTGGTTGCGGTCACGGTGTCGCGGCCTTCGCTGGACGACGTGTACCTGCAGCACACCGGTCGCTCGTTCCGCGTGGCCGAGGAGGCGGCATGA
- a CDS encoding PadR family transcriptional regulator, producing the protein MARRKVANPLAFAVLGSLSERPMHPYEISTMLRARGKDQSIKVNYGSLYSVVAALEKHGFVEALETVREGNRPERTVYQITEAGSAEFGDWLAELVGTPAREFHPLEAGLAYLPGLQPDRAVELLEQRLEAVDTEISEITAAHDQMASLEFPRIFWVESEFRLALLQAESAYVHRLAEEIRTDTLSGAGFWRQAWKLYLEEGISPAEQLKDPVKYFGQEFAWMQAIPPEAQ; encoded by the coding sequence ATGGCGCGACGGAAGGTGGCGAATCCGCTCGCGTTCGCGGTGCTCGGGAGTCTGAGCGAGCGGCCGATGCACCCGTACGAGATCTCGACGATGCTCCGGGCGCGCGGCAAGGACCAGAGCATCAAGGTGAACTACGGCTCGCTCTACTCGGTCGTCGCGGCGCTGGAGAAGCACGGCTTCGTCGAGGCGCTGGAGACGGTCCGGGAGGGCAACCGGCCGGAGCGGACCGTCTACCAGATCACCGAGGCCGGGTCTGCCGAGTTCGGCGACTGGCTCGCGGAGCTCGTCGGTACGCCGGCGCGGGAGTTCCACCCGCTGGAGGCCGGACTCGCGTACCTCCCCGGTCTGCAGCCGGACCGCGCTGTCGAGTTGCTCGAGCAGCGGCTCGAGGCGGTCGACACGGAGATCTCGGAGATCACGGCGGCGCACGACCAGATGGCGTCGTTGGAGTTCCCGCGGATCTTCTGGGTCGAGTCGGAGTTCCGGCTGGCGCTGCTGCAGGCGGAGTCGGCGTACGTCCACCGGCTGGCCGAGGAGATTCGCACGGACACGCTGAGCGGCGCCGGGTTCTGGCGTCAGGCCTGGAAGCTCTATCTGGAGGAGGGCATCAGTCCGGCCGAGCAACTGAAAGATCCCGTGAAGTACTTCGGTCAGGAGTTCGCCTGGATGCAGGCGATACCGCCGGAAGCCCAGTAA
- a CDS encoding acyltransferase family protein, producing MTTPDRPLGRTERRLSWDVVRVLAVLAVIFTHTTYMGPFLHPELGAPLGPYPFQVGASILLVISAYFVCVTVRKGSTYRWLWRRVCRVLPPYLIAVLFTYLVVVWFGPSNWVLPTRRDLWSNLTLAASFDPGVQLIDGSYWTLPLQLMAFGAAALLWPRGLGQRITTLLWIMIIAPVALQWHDRIGHSPFWVQQAWNGLGLHRLQLFAIGIAIWLWAQRRIGVVHLAALLAATVFAQHAHTADLPSSLGIGVLLVFVALAARGPDWTVLARFRRPIQFLARISFGLYLLNQVVGYLIAYRLMELGAGRLTQIAGAVIGVIGLAWLLTKYVEEPTYRALASLRVRGLGARAFAWLNT from the coding sequence GTGACGACGCCGGACCGCCCCCTGGGCAGGACCGAACGCCGACTGAGCTGGGATGTGGTGCGCGTCCTGGCGGTACTGGCAGTGATTTTCACGCACACGACGTACATGGGCCCGTTCCTGCACCCTGAGCTCGGCGCACCGCTCGGGCCGTACCCGTTCCAGGTCGGCGCCAGCATCCTGCTGGTGATCAGCGCGTACTTCGTCTGCGTGACGGTCCGGAAGGGCTCGACGTACCGCTGGTTGTGGCGGCGGGTGTGTCGCGTGCTCCCGCCGTACCTGATCGCTGTGCTGTTCACCTACCTGGTAGTGGTGTGGTTCGGGCCCAGCAACTGGGTGCTGCCGACGCGGCGCGACCTGTGGAGCAACCTGACGCTGGCCGCCTCGTTCGACCCGGGCGTCCAGCTCATCGACGGCTCGTACTGGACGCTGCCGCTCCAGCTGATGGCGTTCGGCGCCGCGGCACTGCTCTGGCCGCGCGGCCTCGGGCAACGGATCACCACGCTGCTCTGGATCATGATCATCGCGCCGGTCGCACTGCAGTGGCACGACCGCATCGGCCACAGCCCGTTCTGGGTGCAGCAGGCGTGGAACGGTCTCGGACTGCATCGCCTGCAACTGTTCGCGATCGGTATCGCGATCTGGCTCTGGGCGCAGCGACGAATCGGCGTGGTCCATCTCGCCGCCCTGCTCGCGGCCACCGTCTTCGCGCAGCACGCACACACCGCGGACCTGCCCTCGTCGCTGGGCATCGGAGTGTTGCTGGTGTTCGTCGCGCTGGCCGCGCGCGGTCCGGACTGGACGGTGCTCGCCCGGTTCCGGCGGCCGATCCAGTTCCTGGCGCGGATCTCCTTCGGGCTGTACCTGCTCAACCAGGTGGTCGGCTACCTGATCGCGTACCGCCTGATGGAGCTCGGCGCGGGCCGGCTCACCCAGATCGCGGGCGCAGTGATCGGCGTGATCGGGCTCGCCTGGCTGCTGACGAAGTACGTCGAGGAGCCGACGTACCGCGCACTCGCAAGCCTCCGCGTCCGCGGGCTCGGGGCTCGGGCGTTCGCCTGGCTGAATACTTGA
- a CDS encoding GNAT family N-acetyltransferase, translating into MMVAYRNASATDIDAVLRFWATAAEDSHRPPDSADAVRRLIERDPEALILAIDDNTDGDAVVGSIIVGWDGWRCHLYRLAVAPTHRRQGIGRDLVDRAEARFMTYGGTRADAMVLDDNALAHGVWSTAGYAPQPEWSRWVKAL; encoded by the coding sequence ATGATGGTTGCCTACCGCAACGCTTCCGCGACCGACATCGACGCAGTACTGAGGTTCTGGGCGACCGCTGCCGAGGATTCGCACCGCCCGCCGGACTCGGCCGACGCCGTTCGCCGGCTGATCGAGCGTGATCCGGAAGCACTGATCCTCGCCATTGACGACAACACAGACGGCGACGCGGTCGTCGGCTCGATCATCGTCGGCTGGGACGGCTGGCGCTGCCACCTGTACCGCCTCGCGGTCGCGCCGACCCATCGCCGCCAGGGCATCGGCCGCGACCTCGTCGACCGCGCCGAGGCCCGTTTCATGACGTACGGCGGAACCCGCGCCGACGCGATGGTGCTCGACGACAACGCCCTCGCACACGGCGTCTGGTCCACCGCCGGCTACGCGCCGCAGCCCGAGTGGTCCCGCTGGGTCAAGGCGCTCTGA